A stretch of the Bordetella genomosp. 8 genome encodes the following:
- a CDS encoding non-ribosomal peptide synthetase, whose protein sequence is MDQILARRVAGKFMALGPAQRRAAYRQMRETGMDPAQLPILPRDTPPVMSRAQRRLWFLWRMDPADATYHLPGALRLRGRLDAGVVRAALEAVRRRHAALRTRFVADAEGLATPVVDDDAAIDVEHEDLRALAVADRETRAEEVARAWLAQPFDLTAGPLLRVGVIRLAEEEHLLVIVMHHIVSDGWSIRLVMADFAAAYAALLSQGRAPLPVAPAIAYTDYAAWQDDLLDAGEHDRQLAYWREALGTEQGALLLSHDYPPRSGVRVAAAVTVDLDPALATGLRVLARERGDTMFMLLLAAFQALLHRYTGQDDIRVGVPAAGRHRAETQDVVGLFVNTQVLAARFHAGSTFADTLDQARAAVLGAQAHPDLPFDSLVDALRPERGVDQNPLFQVLFNHQQSQGGGAIALPGLACETYPLGVAALPVDLQCDTVEYRDGRIAFTLRYASDRYAEASMRRLAGHYAAALTAMASTPGMRLADAPLLSDTDRDMLRAWGRGAGLEDGPVTPAHPLPAAWRSVGWDRPVHAVIAAQAARTPDAVAVSMAVEGPVSVGDVLADGAARIVCDGGTLTLTYAELERQSNRLAHRLMALGVGPEQRVAIVAHRHPSLVVSLLAVLKTGAAYVPLDPEYPDDRLAYMVQDSAPALVLTQSWLSGRVRSWTDAVLEVDTLDLSGEPYHTPDVPVHTEQACYVIYTSGSTGQPKGATNRHIGLGNRLAWMQQAYGLGEDDVVLQKTPFSFDVSVWEFFWPLMTGARLALAGVGEHRDAERLLARIVDHGVTTLHFVPSMLHAFVAHCESQVATVKGSDARQGYDASRGHGTPPAGDVPLLDAARQVLRRVFCSGEALPAELCGRFQALFPHTELHNLYGPTEAAIDVTSWDCANTSGAGVPIGRPIAGLRTHVLDANLNEVPPGVAGELYLGGTGLGRGYLNRPALTADRFVADPYGTGLRLYRTGDLARWNYDGQLEYLGRLDHQVKLRGQRIELGEIEAQLQAQAGVQQAAVLAQAGAPPGPGNAGNAGNAGVASTAGTASTASVRLVAYVTPADLDAAELRQALERSLPAYMVPSAFVLLDTLPVTANGKLDRRALPQAEFTATDPYEPPQGQAEETLAAIWRDVLGIDRLGRHDNFFEIGGDSILSLQIVARLRQAGWRITPRQMFERQSIAALAEVAVRLDGQGRSVAGTSSDGASADAAYDDAASPDAASADAARREDARADTVPGQEVPLLPIQAGFLEQPLPTHNHWNQAVLLRSDAEIDIDALRVALAAVVAHHDALRLRYRREADGRWVQRYVQADTAAEIRDVPVRDVPVWDVPARDAAQIEAHCARAQASLDITDGPLLRAVRMQVADGSWRLLLVVHHLAIDGVSWRILLEDLRLAYEQAMTSTSTSTTTSASTSTSNTTSPSPSTTTTTPTTTPTFIPTLPARTASYGAWARYLREQAAAHLPDAQYWLNQPAGDFPTPDHVGGAARLCDQRRIQLSLTREQTHSLLRQAPAAYRTQVNDLLLASLAAALKHWRGVCAVRIDLEGHGRESGVEPEAPDVTRTVGWFTSIYPVVLETDGEPEQLIRRTKEQLRGVPRNGMGHGLLKQWGDPSVRDALARAPQAPILFNYLGQFDAGVGAGGDWRVAAEDVGAGQLDSAPLSHALTINGRVYDGRLTLDLGYSGGQWAESTMRDLAACWTQALSSVIAHCTGGAQGVTPSDFPLARLTQAELDALPIRAPVDQWQDIYPVTPMQAGMLFHAVYEHDAAAGSTAATTTAATTTATTSRAPAAADQPYINQLRVDVRGLDVARFQAAWDAAVARHDVLRTGFVTRAGAPLQWIVRQARLPFEQLTLRGAASDVATQLDALAAAQRAAGFDLAKPPLMRCLLVRVNDDAHHFIWTHHHLLMDGWSISQLLGEVLGEYAGRAMPRPPGRYRDYLRWLAMRDVHASQAYWTDQLRELEAPTLLADAVSAASDALVKPTDHGPTSRYAAWTLNLDDTQCGTLTDYARRERVTMNTLVQAAWSLVLNLQTGQDTVTFGTTTSGRPDDLPGAQHVLGLYINTLPVLVHLRATQAVGDWLRELQARNVLAREHEHTPLYEIQRCAGQGGKLCQVGQGLFDTLVVFENYPVDQALRQPLSDGARFSGLVNTEQTSYPLTLVVTQHGGLGLSFSYDRARYDEATVKALGRRLTQALWRLTSMARRELGTLALLAPEDVDRLRAWTDGGALDDALAEWRNRPVHAVIAAQAARTPDAVAVSMAVERPVSAGDVLANGAARIVCDGGTLTLTYAELERQSNRLAHRLMLLGVGPERRVAIAAHRHPSLVVSLLAVLKTGAAYVPLDPEYPDDRLAYMVQDSAPALVLTQSWLSDRVRSWTDAVLEVDTLDLSGEPDHAPDVSVHTEQACYVIYTSGSTGKPKGATNRHIGLGNRLAWMQQAYGLGEDDVVLQKTPFSFDVSVWEFFWPLMTGARLALAGVGEHRDAERLLARIVDHGVTTLHFVPSMLHAFVAHCESQASAAMQASDGSMLDAARQVLRRVFCSGEALPAELCGRFQALFPNTELHNLYGPTEAAIDVTSWNCSNTSGTGVPIGRPIAGLRTHVLDANLNELPPGVAGELYLGGTGLGRGYLNRPGLTADRFVADPYGTGLRLYRTGDLARWNHEGQLEYLGRLDHQVKLRGQRIELGEIEAQLQAQAGVQQAAVLAQTGAPPDPGNAGSAGNAGGASTVGTAGTASTASTASTASTASTASTASTASVRLVAYVTPADLDATALRQALERSLPAYMVPSAFVLLDKLPVTANGKLDRRALPQADFTATDPYEPPQGQAEETLAAIWRDVLGIDRIGRHDNFFEIGGDSISVMQVFALLRQRHGVDAGVRALFDAPSVAALARSPHLQALQAPDAARADLAAIDSLLNELEI, encoded by the coding sequence ATGGACCAGATCCTGGCGCGCCGCGTCGCCGGCAAATTCATGGCGCTGGGGCCGGCGCAACGCCGCGCGGCCTATCGACAGATGCGCGAGACGGGCATGGATCCGGCGCAACTGCCCATCCTGCCGCGCGATACGCCGCCGGTCATGTCGCGCGCGCAGCGGCGCTTGTGGTTCCTGTGGCGCATGGATCCGGCGGATGCCACGTATCACTTGCCTGGTGCGCTGCGCCTGCGGGGGCGTCTGGACGCCGGCGTCGTCCGTGCCGCGCTGGAGGCGGTGCGCCGCCGCCATGCCGCCCTGCGCACGCGCTTCGTCGCCGATGCCGAGGGCCTGGCGACGCCGGTGGTGGATGACGACGCCGCAATCGACGTCGAGCACGAGGACCTGCGCGCACTGGCCGTTGCCGACAGGGAAACGCGCGCCGAGGAAGTCGCGCGCGCCTGGCTGGCGCAGCCATTCGATCTGACCGCGGGGCCGCTGTTGCGCGTTGGCGTGATCAGGCTGGCGGAAGAAGAACATCTGCTGGTGATCGTCATGCACCACATCGTGTCCGACGGGTGGTCGATACGCCTGGTGATGGCGGATTTCGCGGCTGCGTATGCGGCATTGCTGTCGCAGGGCAGGGCACCGCTGCCCGTCGCGCCCGCGATCGCCTATACCGACTACGCGGCCTGGCAGGACGATCTGCTGGACGCTGGCGAACACGACAGGCAACTCGCGTACTGGCGCGAGGCCTTGGGCACGGAGCAAGGTGCCCTGCTACTGTCGCACGATTACCCGCCGCGATCCGGCGTTCGCGTGGCGGCGGCGGTCACCGTCGATCTGGATCCCGCGCTCGCAACCGGCTTGCGCGTGCTGGCGCGCGAGCGTGGCGACACGATGTTCATGTTGCTGTTGGCGGCATTCCAGGCCTTGCTGCATCGCTACACCGGACAGGACGATATCCGCGTGGGCGTTCCGGCGGCGGGGCGCCATCGCGCGGAGACGCAGGATGTGGTCGGCCTGTTCGTCAATACGCAGGTGTTGGCCGCGCGTTTTCATGCCGGGTCGACATTCGCGGACACCCTCGACCAGGCACGCGCGGCGGTGCTCGGCGCACAGGCGCATCCGGATCTGCCTTTCGATAGCCTGGTGGATGCGTTGCGGCCGGAACGGGGCGTGGACCAGAATCCCTTGTTCCAGGTGCTGTTCAATCATCAGCAATCGCAAGGGGGAGGTGCGATCGCCTTGCCCGGTTTGGCGTGCGAGACATACCCTTTGGGGGTGGCCGCGCTGCCGGTGGATCTGCAATGCGATACGGTGGAATACCGCGATGGACGTATCGCGTTCACGCTGCGTTATGCCAGTGACCGTTATGCCGAGGCAAGCATGCGGCGGCTGGCGGGGCATTATGCGGCAGCCTTGACGGCCATGGCGTCGACGCCGGGTATGCGCCTGGCCGACGCGCCCTTGCTGTCCGATACGGATCGCGACATGCTGCGCGCGTGGGGCCGGGGTGCGGGATTGGAGGATGGGCCGGTGACGCCGGCGCATCCGCTGCCTGCGGCCTGGCGGTCGGTGGGCTGGGACCGGCCCGTCCATGCCGTGATCGCGGCGCAGGCGGCCCGCACGCCGGACGCGGTCGCGGTGAGCATGGCGGTGGAAGGGCCGGTCAGTGTGGGCGACGTGCTCGCCGATGGGGCTGCCCGCATCGTCTGCGATGGCGGCACCTTGACCCTGACCTACGCGGAACTGGAACGGCAGTCGAACCGGCTGGCGCATCGGCTCATGGCGCTGGGCGTCGGCCCGGAGCAGCGCGTGGCGATCGTCGCGCATCGGCATCCGTCCTTGGTGGTCAGCCTGCTGGCGGTGCTCAAGACAGGCGCGGCCTATGTGCCGCTGGATCCGGAGTATCCGGATGACCGGCTGGCCTACATGGTCCAGGACAGCGCACCCGCGCTCGTGCTGACGCAGTCATGGCTGTCGGGTCGCGTGCGGTCATGGACCGATGCGGTCCTGGAGGTCGACACGCTGGACCTTTCCGGCGAGCCGTACCACACCCCCGACGTACCGGTGCACACCGAGCAGGCGTGCTACGTGATCTACACCTCCGGCTCGACCGGCCAACCCAAGGGCGCCACCAACCGCCACATCGGCCTGGGCAACCGTCTGGCCTGGATGCAGCAGGCCTACGGCCTGGGCGAAGACGACGTGGTGTTGCAGAAGACGCCCTTCAGCTTCGACGTATCGGTCTGGGAGTTCTTCTGGCCGCTGATGACGGGCGCGCGTCTTGCGCTGGCCGGCGTGGGCGAGCATCGCGATGCCGAGCGGCTGTTGGCGCGCATCGTCGATCACGGCGTCACGACGCTGCACTTCGTGCCGTCGATGCTGCATGCCTTCGTTGCCCACTGCGAATCGCAGGTGGCCACGGTGAAGGGCAGTGACGCCCGACAGGGCTATGACGCGTCGCGTGGCCACGGAACGCCGCCGGCCGGCGACGTGCCCCTGCTGGACGCGGCCCGGCAGGTGCTGCGTCGCGTCTTCTGCAGCGGCGAAGCATTGCCGGCCGAACTATGCGGCCGTTTCCAGGCCCTGTTTCCGCATACGGAGTTGCACAACCTGTACGGCCCCACCGAGGCGGCGATCGACGTCACGTCCTGGGATTGCGCGAACACCAGCGGCGCAGGCGTGCCCATCGGCCGCCCGATTGCCGGCCTGCGTACGCATGTCCTTGACGCAAACTTGAACGAAGTCCCGCCGGGCGTGGCGGGCGAGTTGTACCTGGGCGGAACAGGCCTGGGTCGGGGCTATCTGAACCGGCCGGCTCTGACGGCCGACCGCTTCGTGGCCGATCCCTACGGGACGGGACTGCGACTCTATCGCACCGGCGATCTGGCACGTTGGAACTATGATGGCCAGCTCGAATATCTCGGCCGCCTGGATCACCAGGTCAAGCTGCGTGGCCAGCGCATCGAACTCGGTGAAATCGAAGCGCAGCTGCAAGCGCAAGCCGGCGTGCAACAGGCAGCGGTCCTGGCGCAAGCGGGCGCGCCACCGGGCCCAGGTAATGCCGGTAATGCCGGTAATGCCGGGGTCGCCAGCACCGCCGGCACCGCCAGCACCGCCAGCGTGCGGCTGGTCGCGTACGTCACGCCAGCAGACCTGGACGCCGCCGAATTGCGGCAAGCCCTGGAGCGCAGCCTGCCCGCCTACATGGTCCCATCGGCCTTCGTCCTGCTGGACACGCTCCCGGTCACGGCCAACGGCAAGCTCGATCGCCGAGCACTCCCCCAGGCGGAATTCACCGCCACGGACCCCTACGAACCGCCGCAAGGGCAGGCGGAAGAAACCCTGGCCGCCATCTGGCGAGACGTCCTTGGCATCGACCGGCTCGGCCGCCATGACAATTTTTTCGAGATCGGCGGCGACTCCATCCTGAGCCTGCAGATCGTGGCGCGGCTGCGGCAGGCGGGCTGGCGCATCACGCCGCGGCAGATGTTCGAACGCCAGAGCATCGCGGCCTTGGCCGAAGTGGCGGTGCGCCTGGACGGGCAGGGCCGTTCCGTTGCTGGCACGTCCTCCGATGGCGCGTCCGCCGATGCCGCCTACGACGATGCTGCGTCTCCCGATGCCGCGTCCGCCGACGCCGCGCGTCGAGAAGACGCCAGGGCTGACACCGTGCCAGGCCAAGAAGTGCCACTGCTGCCCATCCAGGCTGGTTTCCTCGAACAGCCGCTGCCCACGCATAACCACTGGAACCAGGCGGTACTGCTGCGCAGCGACGCGGAGATCGATATCGACGCGCTGCGCGTCGCGCTGGCGGCCGTGGTGGCGCATCACGATGCGCTGCGGTTGCGCTACCGGCGCGAAGCGGATGGCCGCTGGGTCCAGCGCTACGTCCAAGCCGATACGGCTGCCGAGATCCGGGACGTGCCCGTCCGGGACGTGCCCGTCTGGGACGTGCCCGCGCGCGACGCCGCGCAGATCGAGGCGCACTGCGCGCGGGCGCAGGCCAGCCTGGATATCACTGACGGCCCCTTGCTGCGTGCCGTGCGCATGCAGGTGGCCGACGGAAGCTGGCGTTTGCTGCTGGTGGTCCACCATCTGGCCATCGACGGCGTGTCCTGGCGCATCCTGCTGGAGGACCTGCGCCTGGCCTATGAGCAGGCGATGACTTCGACCTCGACCTCGACCACGACCTCGGCTTCGACTTCGACTTCGAACACGACGTCACCGTCACCGTCAACGACGACGACGACGCCGACGACGACGCCGACGTTCATTCCGACGCTGCCCGCACGCACGGCCAGCTACGGTGCCTGGGCGCGCTATCTGCGCGAGCAAGCCGCCGCGCACCTACCCGACGCGCAGTACTGGCTGAACCAGCCCGCCGGCGACTTCCCGACGCCGGACCACGTGGGCGGCGCGGCGCGGCTATGCGACCAACGACGCATCCAGCTCAGCCTGACCCGCGAGCAGACGCACTCCCTGCTGCGGCAGGCGCCCGCTGCCTATCGTACGCAGGTCAACGACCTGCTGCTGGCCTCCCTGGCCGCGGCCCTGAAACACTGGCGCGGCGTGTGCGCGGTCCGCATCGACCTGGAAGGCCACGGTCGGGAGAGCGGGGTGGAGCCCGAGGCGCCCGACGTCACCCGCACCGTGGGCTGGTTCACGAGCATCTACCCGGTCGTCCTGGAGACGGACGGCGAGCCGGAACAACTGATCCGTCGCACCAAGGAACAATTGCGCGGCGTTCCGCGCAACGGCATGGGCCATGGCCTGCTGAAGCAATGGGGCGACCCATCCGTCCGCGACGCATTGGCGCGCGCGCCCCAGGCACCCATCCTCTTCAACTACCTGGGCCAGTTCGACGCCGGCGTGGGCGCTGGCGGCGACTGGCGTGTCGCCGCCGAAGACGTAGGCGCTGGCCAACTGGACAGCGCGCCCTTGTCGCACGCGCTGACCATCAACGGCCGCGTCTATGACGGCCGGCTGACACTGGACCTGGGCTACAGCGGCGGGCAGTGGGCCGAATCGACCATGCGCGACTTGGCCGCGTGCTGGACGCAGGCGCTGTCGTCCGTGATCGCGCATTGCACCGGCGGCGCGCAGGGCGTCACGCCTTCGGATTTCCCGCTGGCGCGGCTGACGCAAGCCGAACTGGACGCGCTGCCCATTCGGGCACCGGTCGACCAGTGGCAGGACATCTACCCGGTCACGCCCATGCAGGCCGGCATGCTGTTTCACGCCGTCTATGAACACGACGCTGCGGCCGGTAGCACGGCAGCCACCACCACGGCGGCCACCACCACGGCAACCACGAGCAGAGCCCCCGCCGCTGCCGATCAACCCTACATCAACCAGCTGCGCGTCGACGTGCGCGGCCTGGACGTGGCGCGTTTCCAGGCCGCCTGGGACGCCGCCGTGGCCCGGCATGACGTGCTGCGCACCGGCTTCGTCACCCGCGCGGGCGCACCCCTGCAATGGATCGTCCGCCAGGCCCGGCTGCCCTTCGAACAGCTGACCCTGCGCGGCGCCGCGAGTGATGTGGCCACCCAACTGGACGCCCTGGCGGCCGCCCAACGCGCGGCCGGCTTCGACCTCGCAAAGCCGCCCCTGATGCGCTGCCTGCTGGTGCGCGTGAACGACGACGCCCATCACTTCATCTGGACCCACCATCATCTGCTGATGGACGGATGGAGCATCTCCCAACTCTTGGGTGAAGTGCTCGGCGAATACGCGGGCAGGGCGATGCCGCGCCCGCCCGGGCGGTACCGCGATTATCTGCGATGGCTGGCGATGCGCGACGTGCATGCTTCGCAAGCCTACTGGACCGACCAGCTGCGCGAGCTGGAAGCGCCGACCCTGCTGGCCGATGCGGTGTCCGCCGCGTCCGACGCGCTGGTCAAGCCGACCGATCACGGCCCCACGAGCCGGTACGCCGCCTGGACGCTGAACCTGGACGACACCCAGTGCGGGACGCTGACGGATTACGCGCGCCGCGAACGCGTGACCATGAATACGCTGGTGCAGGCCGCCTGGTCGCTGGTGCTGAATCTGCAAACCGGCCAGGATACGGTGACATTCGGGACGACGACGTCCGGCCGTCCGGATGACCTGCCGGGGGCACAGCACGTCCTCGGGCTGTACATCAACACCTTGCCGGTCCTGGTGCACCTGCGCGCGACACAGGCGGTGGGGGACTGGCTGCGCGAGCTTCAGGCGCGCAATGTCCTTGCCCGCGAGCATGAACACACGCCCCTGTACGAGATCCAGCGATGCGCCGGCCAAGGCGGCAAACTCTGCCAGGTCGGCCAAGGGCTGTTCGATACGCTGGTCGTGTTCGAGAATTATCCGGTGGACCAGGCGCTCAGGCAGCCCTTGTCCGATGGCGCGCGATTCAGTGGCCTGGTGAATACCGAGCAGACCAGCTATCCGTTGACGCTGGTCGTGACGCAGCACGGCGGTCTGGGCCTGAGCTTCAGCTATGACCGCGCTCGGTATGACGAAGCCACCGTCAAGGCCCTGGGCCGGCGCTTGACCCAGGCTCTGTGGCGGTTGACGTCGATGGCCCGGCGGGAACTGGGCACGCTGGCCCTGCTGGCGCCGGAGGACGTTGACAGGCTCCGGGCATGGACCGATGGCGGGGCGCTGGACGATGCCCTGGCCGAATGGCGGAACCGGCCCGTCCATGCCGTGATCGCGGCGCAGGCGGCCCGGACGCCGGACGCGGTCGCGGTGAGCATGGCGGTGGAACGGCCGGTCAGTGCGGGCGACGTGCTCGCCAATGGGGCTGCCCGCATTGTCTGCGATGGCGGCACGTTGACCCTGACCTACGCGGAACTGGAACGGCAGTCGAACCGGCTGGCGCATCGGCTGATGTTGTTGGGCGTGGGGCCTGAGCGACGCGTGGCGATCGCCGCGCATCGGCATCCGTCGCTGGTGGTCAGCCTGCTGGCGGTGCTCAAGACAGGCGCGGCCTATGTGCCGCTGGATCCGGAGTATCCGGATGACCGATTGGCCTACATGGTCCAGGACAGCGCACCCGCGCTCGTGCTGACGCAATCATGGCTGTCGGATCGCGTACGGTCATGGACCGATGCGGTCCTGGAGGTCGACACGCTGGACCTGTCCGGCGAGCCGGACCACGCCCCCGACGTATCGGTGCACACCGAGCAGGCGTGCTACGTGATCTACACCTCCGGCTCGACCGGCAAGCCCAAGGGCGCCACCAACCGCCACATCGGCCTGGGCAACCGCCTGGCCTGGATGCAGCAGGCCTACGGCCTGGGCGAAGACGACGTGGTATTGCAGAAGACACCCTTCAGCTTCGATGTATCGGTCTGGGAGTTCTTCTGGCCGCTGATGACAGGCGCGCGCCTGGCGCTGGCCGGCGTGGGCGAGCATCGCGATGCCGAGCGGCTGTTGGCGCGCATCGTCGATCACGGCGTCACGACGCTGCACTTCGTGCCGTCGATGCTGCACGCCTTCGTTGCGCATTGCGAATCGCAGGCGAGCGCAGCGATGCAGGCTAGCGATGGGTCCATGCTGGACGCGGCCAGGCAGGTGCTGCGCCGCGTCTTCTGCAGCGGCGAAGCATTACCGGCCGAACTATGCGGCCGTTTCCAGGCCCTGTTTCCGAATACGGAGCTGCACAACCTGTACGGCCCGACCGAGGCGGCCATCGACGTCACGTCCTGGAATTGCTCGAACACTAGCGGGACAGGCGTACCCATCGGCCGGCCTATCGCCGGCCTGCGTACGCACGTCCTGGATGCGAACCTGAACGAACTCCCGCCGGGCGTGGCCGGAGAGTTGTACCTGGGCGGAACAGGCCTGGGCCGAGGCTATCTGAACCGGCCGGGCCTGACGGCCGACCGCTTCGTGGCCGATCCCTACGGGACAGGACTGCGGCTCTATCGCACCGGAGATCTGGCACGCTGGAACCATGAAGGCCAGCTCGAATACCTCGGCCGCCTGGATCACCAGGTCAAGCTGCGCGGCCAGCGGATCGAACTCGGTGAAATCGAAGCGCAGCTGCAAGCGCAAGCCGGCGTGCAACAGGCAGCGGTACTTGCACAGACCGGCGCGCCACCGGACCCCGGCAATGCCGGTAGTGCCGGTAATGCCGGGGGCGCCAGCACCGTGGGCACCGCCGGCACCGCCAGCACCGCCAGCACCGCCAGCACCGCCAGCACCGCCAGCACCGCCAGCACCGCCAGCACCGCCAGCGTGCGGCTGGTCGCGTACGTCACGCCAGCGGACCTGGACGCCACCGCCTTGCGGCAAGCCCTGGAGCGCAGCCTGCCCGCCTACATGGTCCCATCCGCTTTCGTCCTGCTGGACAAGCTCCCGGTCACGGCCAACGGCAAGCTCGATCGCCGCGCACTCCCCCAGGCCGATTTCACCGCCACGGACCCCTACGAACCCCCACAAGGCCAGGCGGAAGAAACCCTGGCCGCCATCTGGCGCGACGTCCTCGGCATCGACCGAATCGGTCGCCACGACAACTTCTTCGAGATCGGCGGCGATTCCATTTCCGTGATGCAGGTCTTCGCGCTGCTCCGGCAGCGGCATGGCGTGGACGCGGGCGTCCGCGCGCTGTTCGACGCCCCCAGCGTCGCCGCCCTGGCGCGCTCGCCGCACCTCCAGGCCCTGCAAGCGCCCGACGCCGCGCGCGCCGACCTGGCGGCAATCGACTCCCTATTGAACGAACTGGAGATCTAG